One window of the Arvicanthis niloticus isolate mArvNil1 chromosome 23, mArvNil1.pat.X, whole genome shotgun sequence genome contains the following:
- the Dio3 gene encoding thyroxine 5-deiodinase, which produces MPRQAASRLVVGEGEGPPGASGPAATMLRSLLLHSLRLCAQTASCLVLFPRFLGTAFMLWLLDFLCIRKHFLRRRHPDHPEPEVELNSEGDELPPDDPPICVSDDNRLCTLASLKAVWHGQKLDFFKQAHEGGPAPNSEVVRPDGFQSQRILDYAQGNRPLVLNFGSCTUPPFMARMSAFQRLVTKYQRDVDFLIIYIEEAHPSDGWVTTDSPYVIPQHRSLEDRVSAARVLQQGAPGCALVLDTMANSSSSAYGAYFERLYVIQSGTIMYQGGRGPDGYQVSELRTWLERYDEQLHGTRPRQF; this is translated from the coding sequence ATGCCTCGCCAGGCCGCCTCGAGGTTGGTGGTCGGAGAAGGTGAAGGGCCCCCGGGGGCTTCGGGGCCCGCGGCCACCATGCTCCGCTCTCTGCTGCTTCACTCTCTGAGACTCTGCGCCCAGACAGCCTCGTGCCTCGTGCTGTTCCCGCGCTTCCTAGGCACGGCCTTCATGCTCTGGCTTTTAGATTTCTTATGCATCCGCAAGCATTTCCTGCGCCGTCGCCATCCTGACCATCCCGAGCCCGAAGTAGAGCTCAACAGTGAAGGCGATGAGCTGCCCCCTGATGACCCGCCCATCTGCGTATCGGACGACAACCGTCTGTGCACCCTGGCCTCTCTCAAGGCCGTGTGGCATGGCCAGAAGTTGGATTTCTTCAAGCAGGCCCATGAGGGTGGCCCAGCGCCTAACTCAGAGGTCGTCCGGCCTGATGGCTTCCAGAGCCAGCGCATCCTCGACTACGCACAAGGGAACCGCCCGTTGGTGCTCAATTTTGGCAGCTGTACCTGACCACCGTTCATGGCGCGGATGAGCGCCTTCCAGCGCCTGGTCACCAAGTACCAGCGCGACGTTGACTTCCTTATCATCTACATCGAGGAAGCCCACCCATCCGACGGCTGGGTCACTACAGATTCACCCTACGTCATCCCCCAGCACCGCAGCCTGGAGGATCGCGTCAGCGCAGCAAGAGTACTTCAACAAGGCGCACCTGGCTGTGCTCTGGTCCTGGACACTATGGCCAACTCCAGCAGTTCCGCATATGGGGCCTATTTTGAGCGCCTCTACGTCATCCAGAGCGGCACCATCATGTACCAGGGAGGCCGTGGCCCCGACGGTTACCAGGTGTCTGAGTTGCGCACTTGGTTGGAGCGCTATGATGAGCAGTTGCATGGTACTAGGCCACGTCAGTTCTAA
- the LOC143437174 gene encoding uncharacterized protein LOC143437174: MPQKSWVEGGRRVVEAEFPGGRSAAPELRFASRAPPPPTPPTLPPLVRGRCPGYRGRPGPAATARPAPGCSPAGDAGPRGGNFGFPPPSPLARGRRSTAAARPPASRARSHSRLAHGRPPAPPRHAHTRSAPPAAARACRAPLQSTPRPPRPISLPPGATVPGSAAPRLQPGGAEGRARGWAGARLRRPGESRQATPGLALGRLRDALGAGRCGRGARGSGRGAAPAPGGSPTRGSCCLNAGALPSRRLPRPAQPRPPGAPVPFVPGRCSLPRERRDWSARTEPPSRIRSAAARLTAEAPGRVKSRPQLRRHRLRVALERPSSHRGFSGVTGPQLDTTAPALESCALPSRERPAT, translated from the exons ATGCCCCAGAAATCTTGGGTCGAGGGCGGGCGCAGGGTGGTTGAGG CTGAGTTCCCCGGCGGCCGCAGCGCCGCGCCGGAGCTCCGGTTCGCTTCCCGCGCGCCGCCGCCGCCAACGCCGCCCACGCTGCCGCCGCTCGTGCGGGGTCGCTGCCCAGGTTACCGCGGGAGGCCAGGTCCTGCGGCCACCGCTCGGCCGGCCCCCGGCTGCAGCCCCGCCGGGGACGCGGGCCCGCGAGGAGGCAACTTTGGGTTCCCGCCGCCTTCCCCGCTCGCCCGCGGGCGCCGCTCGACTGCCGCAGCCCGTCCGCCCGCCTCCCGCGCGCGCTCACACTCGCGCCTCGCACACGGCCGCCCCCCCGCACCGCCCCGCCACGCACACACGCGCTCGGCGCCCCCCGCCGCTGCCCGAGCTTGCCGCGCGCCGCTCCAGTCCACGCCGCGCCCGCCCCGTCCCATCTCGCTCCCGCCGGGCGCCACGGTTCCCGGGTCAGCGGCCCCTCGGCTCCAGCCCGGAGGTGCAGAGGGCAGGGCCCGCGGGTGGGCTGGCGCCCGGCTCCGGAGACCCGGAGAGTCGCGGCAAGCGACGCCCGGCCTCGCCCTCGGCCGGCTCCGGGACGCCCTGGGCGCGGGGCGCTGCGGGCGCGGGGCGCGGGGCAGCGGGCGCGGGGCGGCGCCGGCCCCGGGCGGCTCTCCCACTAGGGGTAGCTGTTGCCTGAACGCGGGAGCGCTCCCCTCTCGCCGCTTGCCTCGCCCGGCGCAGCCCCGGCCGCCGGGCGCACCCGTCCCGTTCGTCCCCGGACGTTGCTCTCTGCCCCGGGAACGTCGAGACTGGAGCGCCCGAACTGAGCCACCTTCGCGAATCCGGAGCGCGGCGGCCCGACTCACCGCGGAGGCGCCCGGACGCGTAAA GTCAAGGCCTCAACTCCGAAGGCATCGCCTAAGAGTCGCACTAGAACGCCCCAGCAGTCACAGGGGCTTTTCTGGGGTGACGGGACCCCAGCTGGATACCACAGCTCCAGCGCTTGAGTCCTGTGCGCTGCCCTCCCGGGAGAGACCAGCTACCTAA